The genome window GGTGCTCGCAGGGGTTCTGCTTCTCATTATAGGAATGCTCAGCATGGCTTACCATACTATCTGCAGGTCAGGAGCAGGAGAAGGGGAGACGACAGTGAGAGGCGGTGGCGTCATTATGATAGGTCCGATACCCATCGTATTCGGTACCGATGTGGGAGCACTGAAAGTGGTGATGATTCTGGCGATACTACTGATGATAACCGCAGCCATTCTGCTCTTTATTCTACCTCTGCGGGTTTAAGTTTAAAAGCGAGGTAAAGAAGTAAAAAGTAAAGATTCAACAATAACAATCATAGCCTCCTTCGCCCTATGTCTATATACTTTACCCCATCTTCATGTACGCATGCAAAAATCATTCGTTTCTTCACGCCTTGTGCCAGCCTCACTGCCCTCGCGAGTTCATTCATGGCGAAGATGTACTCAGGATGCACAACATGAACGAGATATGAAGAATGCTTCTGCTGCAATGCTGTATAGACCCTGAAATGTGAACCAAACTTGAAACCGGTCTTTAATAGCAGCCCTTTAGCTCTCAAGTCAGTATAAACGAGGAGTTTATCCTTAAAATCGTGCTCTTTCTCTATCGCATAATCAAGAAACTGCTCATAATTCATATCGCCTGAAGGTGTGTGTACGTGTACGACCATGCGATTATTCTCACGCATCAGATACGCCGTCTCTATCAATGAAAGTATCAACCGCTTATTACCTTTACCTTCACCAGATAATTTACCATAAAAATCCCTGTATAGTCTCTCTGCAGAACTTTCATCGTAGATAAGTATCCTGTCGTCAGCCAGACTCGCTGTTGTACATGTTAGTTCCGCTTCTCCTTCCCCTTCCTCCCTCTCCTCTTTTAGCGTACCTTCCAATTTCGCTGCTCTTACCTCGTAATATGTGACGTCACTCTCTTCATCCACTATTGCGAGAATCAGCTCCTTCCTCATGTTACTAGCAGAGCTGAGCAGCCTGTCCAGGTCTGCGATGGCGATCAAATCCTTCTCCCTTAGTATATGCACAACATACCGTGCAGGCTTTTCTCCCTGTCTGACTCCGCGGGGGTAAAGCCAGAAATCTGTTCTACCCGCTCTCACTGCATAACCACGCTCTTTCAAATCCCTGTAAACTATGTATCGCACAACGAATGCTGGGAAAGTAGCGATAGCCCTTGAAAAGAAATCTCCTATGCTCAACCCTTTTATCTTTATCTTTCCCTTCTCAAGTAAGAAAGCTGCTTCTTCCAGCGATAGCTTCTCATCCCTGCCCTCTATTCCATCTATTATAACTGTCCCTCCTGAGAGTTGAACCGCCATAATCAATCCTTATCCCTATTTTGTTAT of Methanophagales archaeon contains these proteins:
- a CDS encoding DUF131 domain-containing protein yields the protein VLAGVLLLIIGMLSMAYHTICRSGAGEGETTVRGGGVIMIGPIPIVFGTDVGALKVVMILAILLMITAAILLFILPLRV
- the endA gene encoding tRNA-intron lyase, with protein sequence MAVQLSGGTVIIDGIEGRDEKLSLEEAAFLLEKGKIKIKGLSIGDFFSRAIATFPAFVVRYIVYRDLKERGYAVRAGRTDFWLYPRGVRQGEKPARYVVHILREKDLIAIADLDRLLSSASNMRKELILAIVDEESDVTYYEVRAAKLEGTLKEEREEGEGEAELTCTTASLADDRILIYDESSAERLYRDFYGKLSGEGKGNKRLILSLIETAYLMRENNRMVVHVHTPSGDMNYEQFLDYAIEKEHDFKDKLLVYTDLRAKGLLLKTGFKFGSHFRVYTALQQKHSSYLVHVVHPEYIFAMNELARAVRLAQGVKKRMIFACVHEDGVKYIDIGRRRL